The following DNA comes from Streptococcus canis.
ACAGATACTTGTGGTGTCAAACTTGACTGAGTCATATCGATTCTCCTTTATTTTAGGATACCAGAGTCGGTAAATCAGGTCATATCTCTTAATAGAAAAAACAACTAGCTAAGTGTTACGTAAACCTTTAAATGATTAAAAATTTAAGTAGCACTAAGCTACTTAAATAACATCAAAAACAAGTAGGAGCGGGACTAACCCCCAACAAAACGTGATGGAGCTCAGTTCCACTCCTAAAAGATGAGTAGATAAGATAGCTTCTAGAAGTTACTCACCTCTGTGCTTGTTTCAGTATGGTATTAGTAAAACGAGATAAGATTATTTTGTTGCAGCGATGTCTTTGTCAAATTGTTGCAATTTAGCAAGGTAATCACCTTCTTTGATTTTACCGTTGAAGGCATCACTAAGAATAGCAGCACTTTCAGTCCAGAATGTGCCCATTTGGCTAAGTTTTGGCATTACGACAGTATATTCTGAAGAAGAACCCATTGTGATAACCGTTTTAGCAAGTTCGTTTGATTGAACAGCTTCTGAAGATTGAACTTCTTTGTTAGCTGGGACAATATTACGAGTCTTGAATTGGTTTTCTTGGCTTTCAGCGTTAGTCAAGTATGATGCTAATTTGTAGCTAGCTGCGATACGTTTTGTATCACCTTTAGCTGGTGCTTGGTTGACTGCGTAGAGTTTTACACCCAAGAATGCCTTTTGTTGAACAGTTTCGCCACCAATAGTTACTTTTGGATAAACAGCGACACCAAGGTTTTCTTTGCCGATAGCTTTTTGAGCAGCTTCGTAATCCCAAGGTCCTGATTCAAAGGAAGCCACTGAACCGTCACCAAATTTAGACATAACGTTGTTGGCATCTAAGCTAACAAATCCTTTGTTTGAAGCTTGGTCTGCAATCCACTTAAGAACAGCAGCGCCTTTTTCATTGCCCCAGTTAGTTCCTTTAACATCTTCACCGTTTTCACCG
Coding sequences within:
- a CDS encoding extracellular solute-binding protein gives rise to the protein MKSWQKVIVGGAGLTLASTLLVGCGSDSKNKTESAAGSDSKMIKLWVPTGAKKSYADIVAKFEKDSGYKVKVVESEDPKAQEKIKKDASTAADVFSLPHDQLGQLVESGTIQEVPEEYTKEIATTATDQAIVGAQYKGKTYAFPFGIESQVLFYNKTKLAAEDVASYDTITAKATFGGTFKQANAYVTGPLFMSVGNTLFGENGEDVKGTNWGNEKGAAVLKWIADQASNKGFVSLDANNVMSKFGDGSVASFESGPWDYEAAQKAIGKENLGVAVYPKVTIGGETVQQKAFLGVKLYAVNQAPAKGDTKRIAASYKLASYLTNAESQENQFKTRNIVPANKEVQSSEAVQSNELAKTVITMGSSSEYTVVMPKLSQMGTFWTESAAILSDAFNGKIKEGDYLAKLQQFDKDIAATK